Genomic DNA from Pseudomonas fitomaticsae:
GAAACTGACCGCTATCGTTCCTGTGCACTTCATCAACGAAGCTGCTCCAGTGAAGAAAGGCGGCGAGATCTCGCACGTTGTTGCTGAAATCGAAGTTTCCTGCGAAGCCAAAGACCTGCCTGAGTTCATCGAAGTCGACCTGGCTAACGCTGAAATCGGCACCATCGTTCACCTGTCGGACCTCAAAGCTCCTAAAGGTGTCGAGTTCGTTGCTCTGGCACACGGCGATGACAAGGCTGTTGCCAACGTCCACGCTCCACGTGTTGCTCCAGAAGCTACCGAAGAAGGCGCAGCAGAGTAATTCACTCTGTCATGCCTGAGTGAGCAGGTAACATCGCGGACTGGAACGTAGCGAGAAAGCGGGCGGGAACGCGGAGTTTACATCCATGGTAAATGAGCATTTTTCGTCCACTTTCGCCGCCTTCCCTGATCGCGGCGATGTTATCCACCACTCAAAGGAAGGGCCCCTATCGTGACTGCCATCAAACTGATCGTTGGCCTGGGAAATCCAGGCGCTGAATACGAACAGACCCGGCATAACGCAGGGGCCCTTTTTGTTGAGCGCATCGCCCACGCACAGAACGTGAATCTCGTGGCCGATCGCAAGTATTTCGGCCTGACCGGGCGTTTTTCGCATCAGGGTCAGGATGTTCGTCTGCTGATTCCCACCACCTACATGAACCGCAGCGGCCAGGCCGTGGCGGCACTCGCCGGTTTCTTCCGCATCAAGCCCGAAGAAATCCTGGTGGCGCACGACGAACTCGATCTGCCTCCGGGCGTCGCCAAACTCAAAGTCGGCGGCGGCCATGGCGGTCACAACGGGTTGCGCGACATCATTGCGCAATTGGGCAATCAGAATACGTTCCACCGCCTGCGGCTTGGCATCGGCCACCCGGGCGTCGCCAGTATGGTTTCAAATTTCGTCCTGGGTCGTGCGCCACGCGCCGAACAGGAAAAACTCGATGCCAGCATCGACTTTGCCCTCGGCGTGCTGCCGGATATCCTCGCCGGTGAATGGAACCGCGCGATGAAAAACCTGCACAGCCAGAAGGCCTGACTCCAATCCAAGGGGAAACACCATGGGATTCAATTGCGGCATCGTCGGCCTGCCTAACGTCGGCAAGTCCACCCTGTTCAACGCCCTGACCAAATCCGGGATCGCGGCCGAGAACTTCCCCTTCTGCACCATCGAGCCGAACAGCGGCATCGTGCCGATGCCGGATCCGCGTCTGGACGCTCTGGCGGCCATCGTCAATCCGAAGCGCATCCTGCCGACCACCATGGAATTCGTCGACATCGCAGGCCTGGTTGCCGGCGCCTCGAAAGGTGAAGGCCTGGGCAACAAGTTCCTGGCCAACATCCGCGAAACCGACGCCATCGCTCACGTCGTGCGCTGCTTCGAAGACGAGAACGTGATCCACGTTTCCAACAGCGTCGATCCGAAGCGCGACATCGAAATCATCGACCTGGAACTGATCTTCGCTGACCTCGACAGCTGCGAGAAACAACTGCTGAAAGTCGCGCGCAACGCCAAGGGCGGTGACAAGGACGCGGTGGCCCAGAAGGCCCTGCTCGAGCAACTGATCCCGCACTTCACTGAAGGCAAGCCTGCACGCAGCCTGATGAAAAACATGAGCGCCGACGAAAAGGCGATCATCAAGGGCTTCCACCTGCTGACCACCAAACCGGTCATGTACATCGCCAACGTCGCTGAAGACGGTTTCGAGAACAACCCGCACCTGGACGTGGTCAAGGCCATCGCCGAAGAAGAAGGCGCCATGGTTGTTCCGGTCTGCAACAAGATCGAAGCGGAAATCGCCGAGCTGGACGACGGTGAAGAGAAAGACATGTTCCTCGAGGCCCTGGGTCTGGAAGAGCCTGGCCTGAACCGCGTGATCCGCGCTGGCTACGAAATGCTGCACCTGCAGACCTACTTCACCGCCGGTGTCGAAGAAGTCCGCGCCTGGACCGTCCGCGTCGGTGCCACCGCACCGCAAGCCGCTGGCGTGATCCACACCGACTTCGAGAAAGGCTTCATCCGCGCCGAAGTGATCGCCTACAACGACTTCATCCAGTACAAGGGCGAAGCCGGTACCAAGGAAGCCGGTAAATGGCGTCTGGAAGGCAAGGACTACATCGTCAAAGACGGCGACGTGATGCACTTCCGCTTCAACGTGTGACGGACTCCGTGGAATTCCACGGAGCTTGATGGACCTCGCCCCCCCGTAATCACCAGGTGATACGGGGGTTTTGCGTTTAAGCGCAACCATCCTCATCCATTGAGATCCGAGTGTTGTTTGGCTAGTCTTCCGGGTACGACGCCCAAAACCCGATTTTAAAAACCGGGTATGGCGGGAACCGGAGATCAGACCATGCTCACCGATACCCAATGCCGCACCGCAAAGCCCAAGGACAAGCCTTACAAGCTCACCGATGGCAAGGGCTTGTATCTTGAGGTCAAACCCAACGGCAGCAAAGCATGGCGCTACCGCTTCGCGATACGCACCGGGGATACAGCCAAAGAAAGCACCTTTGCTGTTGGCGACTATGCAATTCCGCCCCGCGGCGAAAGTGATGAAGACGCCTTGGCCCGGCGCAAAGGTCGACGCTTTACCTTGTCAGAAGCACGCGAGAACGCGTCAAAGCCAGAGACCTGGTGAAGCAAGGCATCAACCCCGCCCGACAACGGCAACTTCTTCGCATCAAACAGCAGCAGGACAACGCCACCACCTTCGAAGCCGTCGCACGAGAATGGTTGGCGCTTAAAGACTGGGAAGAAATCACTAAGGTCAAACGCCTGGAAATGCTCGAGCGCGTAGTCTTCCCCAAAATCGGCCCATGGCCGATCAAGAGCATCACCCCCGCGCATATTCTCGATGTGCTCACCACCTCAGCAAAAAAGAATGGCCTAACCGTCGCGGCGGCGGCCAAACGCAGCATGTCTGGCATCTTTGAGCTAGCAGTCTCGACGCTGCGAGCAGATACCGATCCGGTATATCCAGTACGCCGCGCCCTGCCAGCGAACAAAACCCAGCACAAGCATCCACTGACAGTGGATGAAATTGGTCAGCTCTTGCGCGACGTGGACGGACATTGCGGACGCCATGAAACCGCAATCGCGTTTCGCCTCATGTGGCTTACGCTCTGCCGACCTAATGAAGCGGTTGAAGCCCGCTGGGAAGAGTTCGACCTTGATGCTGCCCGCTGGCGTATACCGGCTGAGAGGATGAAAAAGCGCAAGGAGCACAACGTTCCCCTCCCCGTTCAGGCCGTGGCGATGTTACGCGGTCTGCACAGCGTCACCGGCAAATACGAACACCTATTTCCTCACCGTGATGAACGGTCAAAACCGATGGTCGCGGCGTCATTCCGCCAAATGCTCAAAACCTTGGGGTGGAGTAGCAAGTACAGCCCACACGCCACCAGAACCACCGGTAGCACTCGACTCAACGAGATGGGTTACCCGGGCGACTGGATTGAGCGTCAGCTTGCCCACGCCGAACCCAACGCCGTACGGCGTACCTACAACCAGGCCGAGTACTTGGCGGACCGTACGCTCATGATGCAGCAGTGGGCAGATATGCTCGATGCATGGATACGTGGTGAAATCAACGTAACGCCGATTGCCAGGATGGTGATTCGATAGATGATAGCCCTGTAGCGTGGCGACAGCGGCGACAACCCACGTAATACCTGGCCTGCAGCATGGCGACAGAGGTGGCGACTGTCGCCGTTGCAAGCCTCGCTCTTGGGACCTTTTCGGCCAAGCCCACGCGAGTGGGAAGGCTCCGCATTCCCGTCCGCGTGGGCTCACATTAAAAACCGACGAACGACCACCCGGCCATGGAAAGCCACCAGTCTCCAAGGTCTTCCAGCGCTACCGATTGGCGCGCCAGTCGCCCCCAAAATGCTGTTGACCGCGAGCAGAACGAGCGCTAAACCAGAACCCTACCAGCGCTGTCCTCGACAGCACCCAGGTAGCCAGAACCTTTG
This window encodes:
- a CDS encoding 50S ribosomal protein L25/general stress protein Ctc is translated as MNDFTLNAEARSDLGKGASRRLRRLAALVPAVVYGGDKAPESISMLAKEVAKLLENEAAYSHVIELNVGGTKQNVIIKALQRHPAKGHVMHADFVRVVAGKKLTAIVPVHFINEAAPVKKGGEISHVVAEIEVSCEAKDLPEFIEVDLANAEIGTIVHLSDLKAPKGVEFVALAHGDDKAVANVHAPRVAPEATEEGAAE
- the ychF gene encoding redox-regulated ATPase YchF, producing the protein MGFNCGIVGLPNVGKSTLFNALTKSGIAAENFPFCTIEPNSGIVPMPDPRLDALAAIVNPKRILPTTMEFVDIAGLVAGASKGEGLGNKFLANIRETDAIAHVVRCFEDENVIHVSNSVDPKRDIEIIDLELIFADLDSCEKQLLKVARNAKGGDKDAVAQKALLEQLIPHFTEGKPARSLMKNMSADEKAIIKGFHLLTTKPVMYIANVAEDGFENNPHLDVVKAIAEEEGAMVVPVCNKIEAEIAELDDGEEKDMFLEALGLEEPGLNRVIRAGYEMLHLQTYFTAGVEEVRAWTVRVGATAPQAAGVIHTDFEKGFIRAEVIAYNDFIQYKGEAGTKEAGKWRLEGKDYIVKDGDVMHFRFNV
- the pth gene encoding aminoacyl-tRNA hydrolase; the protein is MTAIKLIVGLGNPGAEYEQTRHNAGALFVERIAHAQNVNLVADRKYFGLTGRFSHQGQDVRLLIPTTYMNRSGQAVAALAGFFRIKPEEILVAHDELDLPPGVAKLKVGGGHGGHNGLRDIIAQLGNQNTFHRLRLGIGHPGVASMVSNFVLGRAPRAEQEKLDASIDFALGVLPDILAGEWNRAMKNLHSQKA